A genomic stretch from Desulfonispora thiosulfatigenes DSM 11270 includes:
- a CDS encoding DUF116 domain-containing protein codes for MYETNKRLFIFLLLLSFSGLLISFYLAYLIATGLSPIFNRIFLVISFILVTFLFLFFGIGIALLIYSLWSSKPINSNKLIKKSILFLYPNALRIGKWFGLSSDKIKNSYIQVNNELVKLKKYKMLPEDILILAPHCLQNVKCPHKITIDVNNCKNCGLCKVGSLLMVSNKYNVDIVIATGGTFARKFVAEKRPKAIIAIACERDLTSGIQDVKDIPVLGVLNERPEGPCYNTQVSLGQVENAINFFLKGGHK; via the coding sequence GTGTATGAAACAAATAAACGGTTATTTATTTTTCTCTTATTATTAAGCTTTAGTGGTTTACTGATTAGTTTTTATTTAGCTTATTTGATTGCTACTGGTTTATCACCTATTTTTAATCGAATTTTTCTGGTAATTAGTTTTATTCTTGTGACCTTTTTGTTTTTATTTTTTGGAATAGGAATAGCTTTATTAATATATAGTTTATGGAGTTCCAAACCCATTAACTCAAATAAGTTAATTAAAAAGAGTATTTTGTTTTTATATCCAAATGCTTTACGAATAGGGAAGTGGTTTGGGTTAAGCTCAGATAAAATAAAAAATTCCTATATCCAAGTTAATAACGAATTGGTGAAACTAAAAAAATATAAAATGTTACCTGAAGATATATTAATACTAGCTCCTCATTGTCTACAAAATGTAAAATGTCCTCATAAGATAACAATTGATGTAAATAATTGCAAAAACTGTGGGTTGTGTAAGGTGGGGTCATTATTAATGGTAAGTAATAAATATAATGTTGATATTGTAATAGCAACAGGTGGAACCTTTGCACGAAAGTTTGTTGCTGAGAAAAGGCCAAAGGCAATTATAGCTATTGCTTGTGAAAGAGATTTGACTAGTGGAATCCAAGATGTTAAAGATATTCCTGTATTAGGTGTTCTTAATGAAAGACCAGAAGGACCTTGTTATAATACACAAGTAAGTTTAGGGCAAGTTGAAAATGCAATTAACTTTTTTTTAAAAGGGGGACATAAATAA
- the rsmB gene encoding 16S rRNA (cytosine(967)-C(5))-methyltransferase RsmB, with protein sequence MNARDLALNVIFEVNEKLAYANIELDKALKNAKLADQRDKGLVTDLVYGTIKYKGRLDYIINQFAKPKVNKMAPMIRNIIRMGLYQIIFLDKVPISAAINESVNLGKRYGHKGTVGFINGVLRNIARNLENIKYPNKNSQPIEYLASFYSFPNWMIKGWVKDFGIDNTETLCEYFNNPSPLWIRTNSLKTNREELQERLQNENIETVKSEKVPEGLRLINNTGMTKLNTFKEGLFTVQDESSMIVSHVLNPKNKDFIIDTCSAPGGKTGHMAQLMGNEGKILALDIHEHRLELIKENCTRLGITNVDTKLVDAREISAHIHELVDGILVDAPCSGLGVLGRRPDARWKKEEKDIKELSNLQFEILQSASKLVKSKGTLIYSTCTIDSRENKEVVQRFLEYSPDFYLDDSLNEYLPYNTEEGKEGYIQFLPFAHKMDGFFIARLKRK encoded by the coding sequence ATGAATGCTAGAGATTTAGCTTTAAACGTAATCTTTGAAGTTAATGAAAAGTTAGCTTATGCAAATATCGAACTAGATAAAGCACTTAAAAATGCAAAATTAGCTGATCAAAGAGATAAAGGACTAGTAACCGATTTAGTTTATGGCACTATCAAATATAAAGGACGTTTAGACTATATAATTAATCAGTTTGCTAAACCTAAGGTCAATAAAATGGCTCCTATGATTAGAAATATCATCCGTATGGGACTTTATCAGATAATCTTTCTTGATAAAGTCCCTATTTCTGCAGCTATAAATGAATCAGTTAACCTAGGAAAAAGATACGGACATAAAGGAACAGTTGGTTTTATTAATGGAGTATTACGTAATATAGCAAGAAACTTAGAAAATATAAAATATCCTAATAAAAATTCACAGCCCATTGAATACTTGGCGAGTTTTTATTCCTTTCCTAATTGGATGATAAAAGGCTGGGTAAAAGATTTTGGTATCGATAACACAGAAACTTTATGTGAATATTTTAATAATCCCTCACCTTTGTGGATAAGAACTAATTCCTTAAAGACAAATAGGGAAGAACTACAAGAAAGGCTTCAAAATGAAAACATTGAAACAGTTAAAAGCGAAAAGGTACCTGAAGGTTTAAGATTAATAAATAATACAGGTATGACTAAATTAAATACTTTTAAGGAAGGACTCTTTACTGTTCAAGATGAAAGCTCCATGATTGTAAGTCATGTCTTAAATCCTAAAAATAAAGATTTCATAATCGATACCTGTAGTGCTCCAGGAGGAAAAACAGGACATATGGCACAACTTATGGGAAATGAGGGAAAAATATTAGCCCTAGATATTCATGAACATAGGTTAGAATTAATAAAAGAAAACTGTACAAGATTAGGAATAACAAATGTAGATACAAAATTAGTAGATGCTAGGGAAATTTCAGCTCATATTCATGAATTAGTAGATGGAATATTAGTAGATGCACCCTGTTCTGGATTAGGAGTATTAGGAAGACGACCAGATGCAAGATGGAAAAAGGAAGAAAAGGATATTAAAGAATTAAGTAATTTGCAATTTGAGATATTACAAAGTGCGTCTAAATTAGTTAAATCTAAAGGGACGTTAATTTATAGCACTTGTACAATTGATTCCAGAGAAAATAAAGAAGTAGTACAAAGATTTTTAGAATATAGTCCAGATTTTTATTTAGATGATAGCTTAAATGAATATTTGCCATATAATACAGAAGAAGGCAAAGAAGGGTATATTCAATTCTTACCTTTTGCCCATAAGATGGATGGGTTTTTTATTGCGAGATTAAAAAGGAAATGA
- the def gene encoding peptide deformylase: MAIYNIVKKEETVLREKSKYVKNITKNVEKLLDNMAETMYESKGVGLAAPQVGVLKRVVVIDVGEGLIELINPEIIDSKGSETDYEGCLSCPGIVGEVTRAKEVKVKGLDRKGNEVIIEGDELLARCLQHEIDHLEGILFIDKAQKIQTTP; encoded by the coding sequence ATGGCTATATATAACATAGTAAAAAAAGAAGAAACTGTTTTACGGGAAAAATCAAAGTATGTTAAAAATATTACAAAAAATGTTGAGAAACTTTTAGATAATATGGCTGAGACTATGTATGAATCTAAAGGCGTAGGCCTAGCTGCCCCGCAAGTAGGTGTATTAAAAAGAGTAGTAGTTATTGATGTAGGAGAAGGTCTAATTGAGTTAATAAATCCAGAAATTATCGATTCAAAAGGCAGCGAGACTGATTATGAAGGTTGTTTAAGTTGCCCAGGTATAGTAGGAGAAGTAACAAGAGCTAAAGAAGTAAAAGTTAAAGGATTAGATCGAAAAGGAAATGAAGTTATAATTGAAGGTGATGAACTACTTGCTAGATGCTTACAGCATGAAATAGATCACTTAGAAGGCATTTTATTTATTGATAAAGCACAAAAAATACAAACAACACCCTAA
- the fmt gene encoding methionyl-tRNA formyltransferase, with the protein MRVLFMGTPDFAVSSLEYLVKANYEVIGVVTQPDRQKGRGKKITAPPVKQKALELGLPIFQPEKVRNEEFIEILKELNPDIIVVVAFGQILPKDILELPSFGCINVHASLLPKYRGAAPIHWSIINGETKTGITTMYMNEGLDTGDMLLKEEILIDNNMNSGELHDELAELGGELLVRTLDLLQKNKIIPQPQNDQESTYASLLKKEHEVISWDENSTNIHNLVRGMNPWPGAYTVCNNERLKILETRLNNLESSGDKSKVGTIIEVDNDGFWVKTEDDKLLITKVQPAGKKAMLAKDFINGYKIKTGLVLGDQGV; encoded by the coding sequence ATGCGGGTATTATTTATGGGAACACCTGACTTTGCAGTTAGTTCATTAGAATATTTAGTTAAAGCTAATTATGAAGTAATAGGTGTGGTCACCCAACCAGATAGACAGAAGGGAAGAGGCAAAAAGATAACCGCTCCTCCTGTAAAACAAAAAGCATTAGAACTAGGATTGCCAATTTTTCAACCGGAAAAAGTAAGAAATGAAGAATTTATAGAAATTTTAAAAGAATTAAATCCTGATATTATTGTAGTGGTAGCCTTTGGACAAATCTTACCTAAGGATATTTTAGAATTACCTAGTTTTGGTTGTATTAATGTCCATGCATCCTTATTACCAAAGTACAGAGGGGCAGCGCCTATCCACTGGTCAATAATTAATGGAGAAACAAAAACAGGAATTACGACCATGTATATGAATGAAGGATTAGATACAGGCGATATGTTATTAAAAGAAGAAATTTTAATTGATAACAATATGAATTCAGGAGAACTACATGATGAATTAGCAGAATTAGGTGGGGAGCTTTTGGTCAGAACGCTTGATCTTTTACAAAAAAATAAAATTATTCCACAACCCCAAAATGACCAGGAGTCTACATATGCCTCCCTATTAAAAAAGGAGCATGAAGTAATCTCTTGGGATGAGAATTCTACTAATATTCATAATTTAGTCAGGGGTATGAATCCTTGGCCAGGTGCATATACTGTATGTAATAATGAACGTCTTAAAATACTTGAAACAAGGTTAAATAACCTGGAAAGTAGTGGAGATAAAAGTAAAGTAGGCACGATTATTGAAGTGGATAATGATGGATTTTGGGTTAAAACAGAAGATGATAAATTATTAATTACAAAAGTCCAACCTGCTGGAAAAAAGGCTATGCTTGCCAAAGATTTTATAAATGGATATAAGATTAAGACCGGTCTAGTATTAGGTGATCAAGGTGTATGA
- a CDS encoding Stp1/IreP family PP2C-type Ser/Thr phosphatase has product MKVKSLTNIGLVRKVNEDSYLVDEVRNLFVVADGMGGHKGGELASTIAIKTIDDFCIIDKNLENFNELLRKTIEKANSLIYNKAHTDEGFVGMGTTITAIIMHKDRLHIANIGDSRAYLITKDKICLLTQDHSLVRELMNTGEITEEEANNHPNKNILTRALGIEQDVKVDLFEREIKPGECILLCTDGLTNQVKDEEIFNIITNNKLEEAVNNLMDLALKRGGKDNITLVLVNYNE; this is encoded by the coding sequence ATGAAGGTAAAATCATTGACGAATATTGGCTTAGTGAGAAAGGTTAACGAAGATAGCTATTTAGTTGATGAAGTTCGTAATCTTTTTGTTGTTGCTGACGGTATGGGTGGACATAAAGGAGGAGAATTAGCCAGTACAATAGCAATTAAAACTATTGATGACTTCTGTATAATAGATAAGAATTTAGAAAATTTTAATGAGCTTTTAAGAAAAACGATCGAAAAAGCTAATTCTTTAATTTATAATAAGGCTCATACCGATGAAGGATTTGTAGGTATGGGTACGACGATAACTGCAATAATTATGCATAAAGATAGATTACATATAGCCAATATAGGTGATAGTAGAGCTTATTTAATTACTAAAGACAAAATTTGTTTATTAACACAAGATCACTCATTAGTTAGGGAATTAATGAATACTGGTGAAATTACCGAAGAAGAAGCTAATAATCATCCCAATAAAAACATTTTGACAAGAGCACTTGGCATTGAACAAGATGTTAAGGTAGATTTATTCGAAAGGGAAATAAAGCCTGGAGAATGTATATTATTGTGTACAGATGGACTCACAAATCAAGTTAAAGACGAGGAAATATTTAATATAATTACTAATAATAAATTAGAAGAAGCTGTTAATAATTTGATGGATTTAGCTTTAAAAAGAGGTGGAAAAGATAATATTACCCTAGTATTGGTAAATTATAATGAATAA
- a CDS encoding zinc metallopeptidase encodes MFFPIFDPTMILLIPGILLAFYAQTKVQSTFRKYSKVSSKRNVTGAQVARAILDDQGLTNVAVEATPGQLSDHYDPRTKVVRLSNDVYHSSSLASLGVAAHEVGHAIQDDTGYLPLHFRSTLVPVTQIGSTLSFPLLLIGLLMSAPFLVKAGVYLFSAVVVFQLVTLPVEFNASNRALNILGSQRFLDNDEIKKTKKVLDAAALTYVAAALMAALNLIRLLLISGLLGRSDD; translated from the coding sequence ATGTTTTTTCCAATATTTGATCCTACGATGATTTTATTAATACCAGGAATTCTACTCGCGTTTTATGCACAAACTAAAGTTCAATCAACCTTTAGAAAATATTCTAAGGTGTCATCAAAAAGAAATGTTACGGGAGCCCAGGTAGCAAGAGCTATTTTAGATGATCAAGGATTAACCAATGTAGCAGTTGAAGCTACACCTGGACAATTATCGGATCATTATGATCCTAGAACTAAGGTGGTAAGATTATCTAATGATGTTTATCATAGCAGTTCTCTGGCATCCTTAGGAGTTGCTGCACATGAAGTAGGTCATGCGATACAAGATGATACGGGTTATTTACCATTACATTTTAGAAGCACTTTAGTTCCTGTAACCCAAATTGGTTCAACTTTATCTTTTCCACTGTTACTAATAGGATTATTAATGAGTGCACCTTTTCTTGTAAAGGCAGGAGTATATTTGTTTTCTGCAGTAGTAGTATTTCAGCTTGTAACTTTGCCTGTTGAATTTAATGCTAGTAATAGAGCCTTAAATATTTTAGGTTCACAAAGATTTTTAGATAATGATGAAATTAAAAAAACAAAGAAAGTTTTAGATGCAGCTGCCCTTACTTATGTTGCTGCAGCATTAATGGCTGCCCTTAATTTAATTAGACTATTATTAATTTCTGGTCTTTTAGGAAGAAGTGATGACTAA
- the rlmN gene encoding 23S rRNA (adenine(2503)-C(2))-methyltransferase RlmN has translation MLIDLRSLNLEELEKLMLELQESKFRSKQIFSWVHAKGVSNFAEMTNVPGKLRDKLLEKTVLNELDLIKSQVSKDGTTKYLLKLADNNYIECVLMKYQGTKARKRNTLCISSQVGCAMGCGFCATGKGGFTRNLSVGEILGQVYLVTKLESIYEENFKINNVVYMGMGEPLLNFTNVIKSIYLLNNSEGQNIGMRRITVSTCGIVPKIIELADLDLDLVLAISLHAATDTERSKLMPVNNKYPLSDLKNACKYYIEKTKRRITFEYALVNDVNDNAEDAKDLANYLKDLMCHINLIPVNPVNKIHTRPSRKKVTDFSNWLNKFGINASIREEKGLDIDGACGQLSGRMEE, from the coding sequence ATGTTAATTGATTTACGTTCATTAAATTTAGAAGAATTAGAGAAATTAATGCTAGAACTACAAGAAAGTAAATTTAGAAGTAAACAGATTTTTAGCTGGGTACATGCTAAAGGAGTTTCTAATTTTGCAGAAATGACAAATGTACCTGGTAAATTACGTGATAAATTGCTAGAAAAAACAGTGTTAAATGAACTAGATTTAATTAAATCCCAAGTTTCTAAGGATGGGACAACAAAGTATTTATTAAAATTAGCGGATAATAATTATATTGAATGTGTTCTAATGAAATATCAAGGAACAAAAGCAAGAAAAAGAAATACCTTGTGTATATCTAGTCAAGTTGGATGTGCAATGGGATGTGGTTTTTGTGCAACTGGAAAAGGTGGATTTACTAGAAATTTAAGTGTCGGTGAAATCTTAGGTCAGGTTTACCTAGTTACTAAACTTGAAAGTATATATGAAGAAAATTTTAAAATAAATAATGTTGTTTATATGGGCATGGGTGAACCTCTTTTGAATTTTACTAACGTTATTAAGTCAATTTATTTATTAAATAATTCTGAGGGTCAAAATATAGGAATGCGCAGGATTACTGTGTCAACATGTGGAATAGTACCTAAAATTATAGAACTAGCTGATTTAGATTTAGATTTAGTTTTAGCTATATCCCTACATGCAGCCACAGATACGGAGAGATCAAAGTTAATGCCTGTTAATAATAAATATCCTCTTAGTGATTTAAAGAATGCATGTAAATATTATATAGAAAAGACTAAACGCCGCATAACCTTTGAATATGCTTTAGTTAATGATGTTAATGATAATGCAGAAGACGCTAAAGATTTAGCTAATTATTTAAAAGATTTAATGTGCCATATAAATCTTATTCCAGTTAATCCTGTTAATAAAATTCATACAAGGCCTAGTAGAAAAAAAGTAACTGATTTTTCAAATTGGTTAAATAAATTTGGGATAAATGCCAGTATTAGAGAAGAAAAAGGTTTAGATATTGATGGGGCATGTGGTCAATTAAGCGGTAGAATGGAGGAATAA